A stretch of the Triplophysa dalaica isolate WHDGS20190420 chromosome 19, ASM1584641v1, whole genome shotgun sequence genome encodes the following:
- the sec16a gene encoding protein transport protein Sec16A isoform X3 → MQPPPRTAPPGAVGPPPPSSGTNAFRRNRPHKHGGAAAMTSAIPPTQPMTDPFAFGQSPMPGGSQTPPTNSNPLPMHGTPVAGFNSTAPPQGAQAASPGPPPRIFTPQPIPPGPAPSCNPPSTEPGYFYSQEPMPYIAQLPNPAPHLHFNPSHPASTAPTPPVQTPAQFQSQPPPVHSHWVPDHGSRPPSVQNYFQPTSDLPSQPFHSHAPPPAPSPHFPQPFSQSQNQGLPAPTNMTGPTGQQNSHYPAESYFSQSGGTLEPWFNQNPPQPASPMPHPEAPSDPGTLSMFFRGNDVENVETLSGEGRVNGVSHPLHSMTEASGPYLNDSGNIRAGAGPCDSVDNLECEPNQEVLPSEPPPSHAFEVGPNLEIPDTAPRLARSASVSSSYSNVSHNSGHGPHSGGHAPRRQQGVMGTFIQQESPRPSDHPPLHPSTGGYFEQIDSNPAAETSPTFPTPSPPKPVGVFQASANSSFEPVRSHGVGVRPAEVDRARMVVEKGGRDVQPGNLEQPPDNLETIYLPERRPSSRAQGARRPSESPATTLWAQNDPASLGANILLAPAAPSLAATFVPPHPEEVIQPPEDGPLDLHPAKPNPQLPSENLENPPDSQAGLGYASLLVATPPVESLNQPVLIAPPSSNYSLVTSQNLSQPSNQIIPEETVTPVHLPPSLTNQIPQSSPSNQLQPLFSQPLNPPSTQGVLNLAREAKDPPASGQAAQPALSRAQAVKGDSQSLPPSISQALPSSAASNHNTFSNYELLDFSMHQPQSTNQVTGPAVSQSAQPPTTVNNTPGFYLQVTKDAQQGGQPDSEAQPLQQTSNPPRPSSNQANNEPARYSHPAQFQPPPQVPPIHPGAPPGGPGSVPPSFYPPQSGSSAHQPSQEPQRPPSVLSGQPGYGAPPAIPPGPGYAGYYPGAYPEYQDGRLPYPPQYPVDPRAQSYQQQVDFYRRADPRYGQYDGQNSTYREPERQPERPSSRTSQYSDRPNSRQGYPEDYSRSNRSAQDEYYANYYKRQYDAYGDRSRWYDPNAVYDPRYKAYYDQTYGWYNYDMDAYRRGEPYYNQQYSNRGREGYDDPWRYYPGYDNSFDDDYRRREQYPDDFDRASVHSEQSAHSVHSSHSRRSSFSSRSQQSQVYRSQTDLVSAAYDATGTTLPVDYTYSQYPDPSEATNCSQIPYNQADGTWNAPEQPPPRSLTPEKFSIPHRCARFGPAGQLILVQPNLPSAGQPTLVEIHNIETILQDSPEQSEIRSFPGPLAKEDTHKVDVIKFAQNKAQECLRNDDLIDKDSAYLIWEFIVLLCRQNGTVVGTDIADLLVKEHRSVWLPGKSPNEANLIDFNNEAIEHAEEEEAGPISLLSDTFMGVPENIGKETERFRELLLFGRKKDALEAAMKNGLWGHALLLASKMDNRTHARVMTRFANSLPINDPLQTVYQLMSGRMPAAATCCGDEKWGDWRPHLAMILSNLTHTLDLDKRTISTMGDTLASKGLVDAAHFCYLMAQVGFGVFTKKSTKMVLISSNHSLPFLKFCSTEAIQRTESYEYAQSLGSQPLSLPNFQVFKFIYACRLAELGLCAQAFLYCEVISRTLLTLPEYCSPVFTSQLIQMSLRLRFFDPQLKERPEQESFIEPDWLLHLRQLDGQIKEGVIPHRADRSTPQLYPCSSPSLEDQSSPPDPSTLTSDPHNQLMTSLVPTPGVQLMPPAPPTILQDGTAPQQQVPPPGESVPFYPVAPGPAQPNFVAPYQHEMQEQYMPIPPQMPPQMPPQMPPAYSPTEMNPLMPLQMPPPMPGAESGSAQSSPQQFPQSSPTFSVPPQQGKDFYDEMARMGAGRRSRTTSLSSVHNMVPGRRSSATSESSNHSGRERSSSIANQGSPPPPSIPESPHHEEPKKKDSPKKAASSGWLTWLYPKRKNEAHLPDDKNKSIVWDEKMKKWVNLEEPEEESKPPPPPPTSFPKASMGGPGMGPPFAGGPGAGPPVNMFSIRAGTGTKSRYVDVLNPSRRGSKPVANVPPPADLFAPLAPMAMSANLFTPAAALDEQPTEGSVPDAGSKDTQQTNATVPQMFNPNTLPPGPEGTRSGEVPAQPPLQGAPPTGGVTFYNPSQFAQSVPASRTRPGRLGQRGYPTLK, encoded by the exons ATGCAACCTCCTCCTCGGACAGCCCCGCCTGGAGCTGTTGGACCTCCACCCCCCTCCAGCGGGACCAATGCCTTCAGAAGAAATAGACCCCACAAGCACGGGGGTGCAGCTGCTATGACGAGCGCTATCCCGCCCACCCAGCCAATGACTGATCCTTTTGCCTTTGGTCAGTCTCCCATGCCTGGTGGTAGCCAGACTCCACCCACAAACAGCAACCCGCTTCCTATGCATGGAACGCCAGTGGCTGGGTTCAACTCTACTGCTCCACCACAAGGAGCACAAGCAGCCTCACCTGGCCCCCCACCAAGAATTTTTACCCCACAACCTATACCCCCAGGACCTGCACCGAGCTGCAACCCTCCCTCTACAGAACCAGGATACTTTTATTCCCAAGAACCTATGCCCTACATTGCACAGTTGCCTAACCCAGCCCCTCACTTACATTTTAACCCATCACATCCTGCTTCCACTGCCCCAACACCCCCAGTTCAAACACCAGCTCAATTTCAGTCCCAACCCCCACCTGTTCATTCCCACTGGGTACCCGATCACGGTAGCCGCCCACCTTCGGTTCAAAACTACTTTCAGCCCACCAGTGATCTGCCTTCTCAGCCTTTCCATTCTCATGCCCCACCCCCTGCCCCCTCTCCACACTTTCCCCAGCCTTTTTCCCAATCCCAAAATCAAGGTCTGCCAGCTCCCACAAATATGACAGGGCCGACTGGGCAACAAAACTCCCACTACCCAGCCGAGAGTTATTTCAGTCAGTCAGGTGGAACCTTAGAGCCGTGGTTCAATCAGAATCCACCTCAACCTGCCAGCCCTATGCCTCACCCTGAAGCCCCCAGTGATCCTGGAACCCTTTCAATGTTCTTTCGAGGTAACGATGTAGAAAATGTGGAGACTTTGTCAGGGGAGGGCCGTGTAAATGGAGTTTCTCACCCTCTTCATTCAATGACTGAGGCGTCTGGTCCGTACCTAAATGACAGTGGTAACATCCGAGCTGGGGCAGGGCCTTGTGATTCAGTGGATAACCTTGAATGTGAACCGAACCAAGAAGTGCTGCCTAGTGAACCACCACCAAGCCACGCCTTTGAGGTGGGGCCCAACCTCGAGATACCTGACACTGCTCCTCGTCTTGCCCGGTCTGCAAGCGTTTCATCCAGCTACAGCAATGTCAGTCACAACAGTGGGCACGGTCCTCACAGCGGCGGCCATGCCCCTCGGCGACAACAAGGTGTTATGGGAACGTTTATACAACAGGAGAGTCCCCGACCATCAGATCACCCTCCCTTGCACCCCTCCACCGGTGGCTACTTTGAACAGATAGACTCTAACCCAGCTGCGGAGACAAGTCCTACTTTCCCAACTCCTAGCCCTCCTAAACCAGTCGGTGTGTTTCAGGCAAGTGCAAACTCCTCTTTCGAGCCCGTTCGCTCGCATGGCGTAGGTGTTCGACCCGCTGAGGTTGATCGTGCCCGTATGGTTGTGGAAAAGGGTGGACGTGATGTGCAGCCTGGCAACCTCGAACAACCACCTGACAACTTGGAAACGATTTACTTACCAGAGCGACGACCCTCATCTCGAGCTCAGGGAGCACGGCGCCCCAGTGAGAGCCCCGCTACTACACTTTGGGCTCAAAATGACCCTGCCAGTCTTGGTGCTAACATCCTGTTAGCCCCTGCAGCGCCCTCACTGGCTGCAACATTCGTCCCACCGCATCCTGAAGAGGTCATCCAACCCCCCGAGGATGGCCCTCTTGATTTGCATCCAGCTAAACCAAACCCACAGCTTCCCTCTGAAAACTTGGAGAACCCACCAGACTCTCAGGCAGGTTTAGGATACGCCTCCTTGCTTGTGGCCACACCCCCTGTGGAGTCCCTAAACCAGCCTGTGTTGATTGCCCCACCTTCTTCTAATTACAGTTTGGTTACCTCTCAAAATCTTTCGCAACCATCCAATCAGATAATTCCTGAAGAGACAGTCACACCAGTCCACCTACCACCTTCTCTGACCAATCAAATACCCCAAAGTTCTCCTTCAAATCAGCTGCAGCCTCTTTTCTCTCAACCTCTTAATCCTCCTTCCACTCAAGGCGTCTTAAATTTAGCACGAGAGGCCAAAGATCCTCCGGCCTCTGGTCAAGCAGCCCAACCTGCTCTCTCAAGAGCCCAGGCTGTTAAAGGTGATAGCCAATCTCTTCCGCCTTCCATTTCTCAAGCTCTGCCTTCATCTGCTGCAAGTAatcataatacattttcaaattatGAACTTCTTGATTTTTCTATGCATCAGCCACAGTCCACAAATCAGGTAACGGGCCCGGCCGTGTCGCAGTCAGCCCAGCCACCAACCACGGTAAATAACACGCCTGGCTTTTACCTGCAGGTCACCAAAGATGCGCAGCAGGGTGGGCAGCCCGACAGCGAGGCTCAGCCCCTTCAACAGACCTCAAACCCTCCCAGACCCTCAAGCAACCAAGCCAACAACGAACCTGCTCGCTATTCCCACCCAGCTCAGTTCCAACCTCCTCCGCAGGTCCCGCCCATTCATCCAGGAGCTCCGCCTGGTGGacctggatctgttccaccctCTTTTTACCCACCCCAGTCTGGAAGCTCTGCCCACCAGCCGTCCCAAGAACCCCAAAGACCTCCTTCTGTTCTGAGTGGTCAGCCTGGTTACGGTGCTCCACCTGCGATCCCTCCAGGTCCCGGCTATGCTGGGTATTACCCAGGGGCTTATCCAGAGTACCAGGATGGGAGGTTACCCTATCCACCCCAATACCCAGTGGACCCGAGAGCTCAGAGCTACCAACAG CAGGTCGATTTCTATCGTAGAGCAGATCCTCGGTATGGCCAGTATGATGGTCAGAATTCCACTTACAGAGAACCTGAGCGTCAACCCGAGAGACCAAGTTCTAGAACTAGCCAGTACTCAGACAGACCCAACTCCAG GCAGGGGTATCCAGAAGACTATTCTAGATCCAACCGTAGTGCCCAAGATGAATACTATGCAAACTACTATAAGAGACAATATGATGCCTATGGAG acaGGAGTAGGTGGTATGATCCAAACGCTGTGTATGATCCGCGCTACAAAGCATACTATGACCAGACATATGGCTGGTACAACTATGACATGGATGCATACAGAAGAGGAGAGCCTTATTACAACCAACAATATTCTAACAG GGGTAGAGAGGGGTACGACGATCCGTGGCGGTACTATCCCGGTTACGACAACAGCTTCGATGACGACTACCGCCGGCGTGAACAGTATCCTGACGACTTTGACCGAGCTTCGGTGCACAGCGAGCAGTCAGCACACAGTGTGCATTCATCACACAGTCGACGCAGTAGCTTCAGTTCACGCTCACAGCAG AGTCAGGTGTACAGGAGTcagacagacctggtcagcgcAGCCTATGACGCCACAGGAACGACTCTTCCAGTCGATTACACCTACAGCCAGTATCCCGACCCTTCAGAAGCCACAAATTGCAGTCAGATTCCTTATAATCAAGCTGACGGCACCTGGAATGCCCCTGAGCAGc CACCTCCAAGGTCATTGACACCTGAAAAGTTCTCTATTCCTCATCGCTGTGCCCGGTTCGGTCCGGCTGGTCAGCTCATCCTTGTTCAACCGAACCTGCCTTCCGCTGGTCAGCCAACACTTGTGGAGATCCACAACATAGag ACAATTCTGCAGGACTCTCCAGAGCAGTCTGAGATTCGTTCCTTCCCTGGCCCTCTTGCCAA GGAGGACACACACAAGGTGGATGTTATAAAGTTTGCTCAGAACAAGGCCCAAGAGTGTTTACGAAATGATGACCTCATCGACAAAGACTCTGCCTACCTCATCTGGGAGTTCATTGTGCTGCTATGTCGCCAGAATGGG ACGGTTGTGGGCACGGATATCGCTGACCTGTTGGTAAAGGAGCATCGCTCTGTCTGGTTGCCGGGGAAATCCCCCAATGAGGCGAATCTCATCGACTTCAACAATGAGGCCATAGAGCATGCAGAGGAAGAGGAGGCTGGGCCAATATCTCTCCTATCAGACACTTTCATGGGCGTGCCTGAGAATATCGGCAAGGAAACAGAGCGCTTCAGAGAACTTTTGCTATTCGGCCGCAAGAAG GATGCGTTGGAAGCTGCCATGAAAAATGGCCTGTGGGGTCACGCACTACTATTGGCCAGCAAGATGGACAACAGAACCCACGCGCGTGTCATGACCAG GTTTGCCAACAGCCTGCCTATAAATGACCCCTTACAGACGGTTTACCAGCTCATGTCGGGTCGAATGCCGGCCGCTGCTACT TGTTGTGGAGATGAGAAATGGGGCGATTGGCGCCCCCATCTGGCCATGATTCTGTCCAACCTTACACACACTCTTGATCTCGACAAACGCACCATTTCAACCATGGGGGACACATTAG CGTCTAAAGGTCTGGTGGACGCGGCACATTTCTGTTACCTGATGGCTCAGGTGGGTTTTGGTGTATTCACCAAGAAAAGCACGAAGATGGTCCTCATCAGCTCCAACCACAG TTTGCCATTTTTGAAGTTCTGCTCAACGGAGGCAATCCAGCGCACAGAATCGTACGAGTACGCTCAGTCCCTCGGCTCTCAGCCTCTCTCACTACCAAACTTCCAG GTGTTCAAATTCATCTACGCGTGTCGCCTGGCGGAGCTGGGACTTTGCGCGCAGGCTTTCCTTTATTGCGAGGTCATCTCCCGCACTCTCCTGACCCTACCCGAGTACTGCTCACCTGTGTTCACCAGTCAGCTCATTCAG ATGTCTCTGAGGTTGAGGTTCTTTGACCCTCAGCTGAAGGAGAGACCCGAGCAGGAGTCGTTTATAGAGCCCGACTGGTTACTGCATCTTAGACAGCTGGATGGACAGATAAAG GAGGGTGTGATCCCTCACCGTGCAGACCGCAGCACCCCACAGCTTTACCCCTGCAGTTCTCCAAGTTTAGAAGATCAGAGCAGCCCACCGGACCCCTCAACTCTGACCTCTGATCCCCACAATCAACTCATGACCTCCCTCGTACCCACACCCGGGGTTCAGCTCATGCCACCAG CTCCTCCCACTATTCTCCAGGACGGGACGGCCCCACAGCAACAAGTCCCACCTCCTGGTGAAAGCGTTCCATTCTACCCAGTGGCCCCAGGACCAGCCCAGCCGAACTTTGTGGCACCGTACCAACATGAAATGCAGGAGCAGTACATGCCCATCCCACCCCAAATGCCACCCCAGATGCCCCCACAAATGCCACCTGCATACAGCCCCACAGAAATGAATCCACTGATGCCACTTCAGATGCCCCCACCAATGCCCGGGGCAGAATCTGGATCCGCTCAGTCATCTCCTCAACAGTTCCCCCAGTCGTCTCCGACATTCAGTGTCCCTCCTCAGCAGGGGAAAGACTTCTATGATGAGATGGCACGCATG GGTGCGGGCAGAAGATCTAGAACCACTTCACTGTCATCAGTGCACAACATG GTGCCAGGACGCCGTTCTAGCGCAACGTCTGAATCATCAAATCATTCAGGACGAGAGCGCAGCAGCTCAATAGCCAATCAGGGCTCTCCACCTCCCCCTTCCATCCCTGAGTCTCCACACCATGAAGAACCCAAGAAGAAAGACTCTCCGAAAAAA GCTGCGAGCAGCGGATGGCTGACGTGGCTTTATCCGAAGCGCAAGAATGAAGCACATCTCCCAGATGACAAGAACAAATCT ATTGTTTGGgatgaaaaaatgaagaaatgggTTAATCTCGAGGAGCCAGAGGAAGAG agtAAGCCACCTCCCCCTCCTCCCACCAGCTTTCCCAAAGCCTCAATGGGTGGTCCAGGGATGGGGCCACCATTTGCAGGGGGTCCAGGGGCGGGGCCACCCGTCAATATGTTCTCAATTAGAGCAGGTACAG GCACTAAGAGTCGGTATGTTGATGTGTTGAATCCCAGTCGTAGAGGTTCTAAACCCGTGGCCAATGTACCGCCTCCTGCTGACCTGTTCGCCCCGCTGGCACCCATGGCCATGTCCGCCAACCTCTTCACCCCCGCTGCCG CCCTAGATGAGCAGCCGACGGAGGGAAGCGTTCCAGACGCCGGCTCAAAAGACACACAGCAGACTAATGCCACAGTtccacag ATGTTTAATCCGAACACTTTGCCTCCCGGCCCAGAGGGAACGCGATCAGGAGAG GTTCCCGCTCAGCCACCATTGCAAGGAGCTCCACCTACAGGAGGCGTGACCTTTTACAACCCCTCCCAGTTTGCACAG TCTGTTCCAGCAAGCCGCACTCGACCCGGTCGGCTGGGACAGAGAGGGTACCCTACACTGAAGTAA